DNA from Mucilaginibacter mallensis:
CCCCACCCTTATATCGCACATCAGTATGGCTGCCTGGCTTGGCTCATTTTCGCGCAGCGCCAAACACCACCTTCGCCCAGTTCGCGTATGGTAACAGTTATGCGTTTTACGTTGGCATTTATGATACGCGCGTAAATGTGGCCCATTTTCTTAGCTAACTGCTGCTTGGTTGCAAGTGGGTAGCTCTTGGTTATTTAGAGTTGTAAATAAGGCCTATTTAATCTTTTATCCTGTTTATAAAAAGCGATTTATGCCCGGTTTTTTTTTCGCATTATCATTACTTTAACAACAATGCTTTGTTGTATTCATAGTTCATAAGGGCAATATGCAATACTGATATGGCCTGCGGGTACTCTAGAGAGATCTGTTACAAAAACCACATTTTTACAGCAGAAAATACCACTTTTAAACAAAAAAAGCCTAGCAGACGTGCTAGGCTTTATGCTCCTGAGGCTGGGCTCGAACCAGCGACCCTCTGATTAACAGTCAAAGGACACCATTTATCGATGTTTTGTTATTTTTATATATTATTGATTTTAAGTAATTTACATAGTTTTATGTTTATTAATTTTATCGATTTTTTGCCATTTTTTGCTCAATTGTGTGAGAAATGTGTGAGAAAAAAACTTGCATTTATTGCGTTTACTGCGTAATTTAGCATATTCTTAAAAATTTGTGTGAGAAAAAAATAGCATTTTCTAAAAATCACGAAATATGGCTGTTAAAGTAAATTTATACCTGGACGAGCGGAAGATAGAAAAAGGAGAAAAAGCACCGGTAAAGCTAAGGTTGTATATGTCGAGGACTGATATTAGGCATTACCATACGGGCCGTTACCTCCTAGCGGAGCAATTTGATGAATCGTATTTAGCGACTAAGCCGAAGAAAGCGTACAAGGACCTTAAAATTGCGTTGGATGGCATCGTTGTTAAAGCCAACACGATTATTTCAAAGATGGACGGTGTATTTGTATTGGCTAAATTTGAAAGGGAAATGTTTGGTGCGCCATTGAGTTCAATGGACGTGGTGCCACATTACCGGAATTATATTACAGAGTTGACCAAAAACGAGCGTGCAGGCACCGCATCTAACTATGCGCTAAGCATCAAGTCACTATTAGCCTTTGCAGGTAAAGTCAAGCAACCGGCTACGAGCCTATCTTTTGCGTCCGTCACTGTAGATTTTTTGAACCGTTATGAAAAATGGATGGTGGTCGAGGGAAAGTCAAAAACCACAGTTGGCATTTATCTGCGTCCACTTCGTGCTATATTTAACCAGGCCATTGAGGAAGGGAGTATTGTGGCCGATCTATACCCCTTTAAGAAATACAAAATACCTACTGGTCAGAACATAAAAAAAGCCCTTGATAAATCCGAACTAAAAAAATTGTACACCGCAGAACTGCAACCGAGCAGCTACAAGGAAAAAGCAAGAGATTTTTGGTTTTTCAGCTATCAATGTAATGGCATGAACTTCCGCGATATTGCGGAGCTAAAATATAAAGACATCCATAAAAAGTCTTTTTCGTTTTTGCGCCATAAAACACTTTATACCACAAAAGATAAACCTAAACCGATCATTGTACCGCTTACTGAGCCAATCCGTGCAATGATCGAACGATATGGTACTAAACCTATTGTGCCCGATAACTACGTATTCCCAATCCTAAACAAATCTATGAATGAGACGGAAAAAATGCGTGCCAACCAAAATTTTATCCGGTTTGTAAACCAACATTTACAGAAGTTGGCGAAAGATTTAGAACTTGATACTAATATTTCTACCTACTATGCCCGACATACTTTTACAACGTCAGCAATCCGCAGCGGCGCTAAGATGGAACTGATTCAGGAAAGTTTGGGACACCATAGTCTTTCCACTACTCAAAATTATTGGGCCGGGTTTGAAGATGATGTAAAACAGGGGATAGCGGATAAATTGATGGACTTTGGATAAAGATGAGTGCGATTAACTCGCGTATTAGAATTTAAGGATAATTACATATTCTTGTAGCATTGCCAGAACCTGTAAAGCAATCGATAAATAAATGCCTGAAAAACATAATATAGAATATAAACAATCCTGGCGGGATGAATATCTGAAATGGATTTGCGGTTTTGCTAATGCGCAAGGTGGTCAGCTATTTATAGGTATCGACGATCATGGTAATGTTACTGGTATTGATGATTATGCCAAGTTAATGGAAGATATCCCCAATAAGGCGGTTAACCATTTAGGGCTGGTAGTAGATGTGAACTTGCAAGAAAAGGCGGGTAAGCGTTACCTGGAAATCACCGTGCCTGTTAGTAGTATACCTATTTCTTATCACGGAACTTACCATTATAGAAGCGGCAGTACTAAACAGGAATTAAAAGGTACGGCTCTACATGATTTTTTACTCCAAAAAATGGGGAGGACATGGGATGATATGGGTATGGATCATGCCTCTCTCAACGAAATAGAGGAAACTGCGGTAGCAGCTTTTCTAAAAGCAGCGATCAAAAGTGGTCGTATTTATCCCGGTGCCGTTCAAGATGATCTGGTCAGCTTATTGGAGAATTTAGAGCTGGTTGCACCTGATGGAAAACTAACAGCCGCCGCTATTTTATTATTTGGTAAAAAGCCCATGCGTTACTTTGTTCACAGTTATTTTAAGATCGGAAGATTTGGCGTTTCTGATGCTGATCTAAAATTCCAGGATACAGTTGAAGGGAATATTTTCGAGATGGTTGACCGGGTAATACGCCTTCTCAAGGAACGGTACCTGGTTTCGCCGATTACTTATGAAGGCATCCAACGTATTGAAAAATTGGAATATCCTGAAGCGGCACTAAGAGAAGCCATCCTGAATGCGATTGTTCATAAAGACTATACCGGAACCACGATACAGTTGAGTGTATATGACGATAAATTAATGCTATGGAACCCCGGCAAACTACCAGCCGACATTCCTTTGGAAAAGCTAACCAAAAAACATGCCTCCCATCCGCGTAACAAGCATATTGCAGAAGTATTTTTCCGTGCAGGCTATATAGAATCCTGGGGTCGGGGCATCGAAACTATCTTATCAGCATGCAAGACAGCTGGTTTGCCCGAACCGGCATTTGAGGAAGCCTGGGGCGGTGTGGTAGTGACATTCTTCAAAGATATTTATACGGAAGAATATTTAATGGGGTTAGGGCTGGATGAGCGGTTTAGGAAAGTATTGCTAACAGTGAAAGCTAAAGGGATCATTTACAAT
Protein-coding regions in this window:
- a CDS encoding tyrosine-type recombinase/integrase, whose protein sequence is MAVKVNLYLDERKIEKGEKAPVKLRLYMSRTDIRHYHTGRYLLAEQFDESYLATKPKKAYKDLKIALDGIVVKANTIISKMDGVFVLAKFEREMFGAPLSSMDVVPHYRNYITELTKNERAGTASNYALSIKSLLAFAGKVKQPATSLSFASVTVDFLNRYEKWMVVEGKSKTTVGIYLRPLRAIFNQAIEEGSIVADLYPFKKYKIPTGQNIKKALDKSELKKLYTAELQPSSYKEKARDFWFFSYQCNGMNFRDIAELKYKDIHKKSFSFLRHKTLYTTKDKPKPIIVPLTEPIRAMIERYGTKPIVPDNYVFPILNKSMNETEKMRANQNFIRFVNQHLQKLAKDLELDTNISTYYARHTFTTSAIRSGAKMELIQESLGHHSLSTTQNYWAGFEDDVKQGIADKLMDFG
- a CDS encoding ATP-binding protein translates to MPEKHNIEYKQSWRDEYLKWICGFANAQGGQLFIGIDDHGNVTGIDDYAKLMEDIPNKAVNHLGLVVDVNLQEKAGKRYLEITVPVSSIPISYHGTYHYRSGSTKQELKGTALHDFLLQKMGRTWDDMGMDHASLNEIEETAVAAFLKAAIKSGRIYPGAVQDDLVSLLENLELVAPDGKLTAAAILLFGKKPMRYFVHSYFKIGRFGVSDADLKFQDTVEGNIFEMVDRVIRLLKERYLVSPITYEGIQRIEKLEYPEAALREAILNAIVHKDYTGTTIQLSVYDDKLMLWNPGKLPADIPLEKLTKKHASHPRNKHIAEVFFRAGYIESWGRGIETILSACKTAGLPEPAFEEAWGGVVVTFFKDIYTEEYLMGLGLDERFRKVLLTVKAKGIIYNSQYQELFGVSKRTASNDLKILTEKKLLLKMGTTGKGTYYTLYWGNKGAKETL